One Eubacterium sp. AB3007 genomic window, GATAGGATTTGATCAGTAGCAAGCCGGTAAACTCACCGTGGGCACCGGCAGCCGGCTGCAGGGTGAATGCGTCCATGCCGCAGATCTCTTCCAGCATGTCCTCCGCCATCTTCATGACTTCCATGGAGCCCTGAACATCCTTCTCATTCTGCAGAGGATGTACACGCTTAAAGCCCTTCTGAGCAGCGGCGTCCTCGTTGATCTTGGGGTTGTATTTCATGGTGCAGGATCCCAGCGGGTAGAAGCCGTTGTTCACGCCGTGGGTGCGTCCTGCCAGTGCTGTGTAGTGCCGGCTGATCTCGTTCTCCGAGACCTGCGGCAGGTGCAGCTTGCTCTGACGGACATAGCCTTCCGGAAGTGTTGTCTCCGGAACATCGCAGGCCGGCAGGAGAGAGAGGCCTCTGCCTTCGGCGCCGAGTTCAAATATAAGTTTCATCTCCTACGCCTCCTTTCCCATGCACTTGGCCGCGATTGCGACAAGCTTGTCCATATCTTCCTTGGTATTCAGCTCGGTGGCGCACCAAAGGACGACGTTCTCTGTGAGGGGCAGTCCGCCCAGGATGCCTTCCTCGGCCAGCGCGTCCATCAGCGCGGTTGCGCCGCAGGGGCACTCGGTGACGAACTCGTTGAAGAAGTCATGCTGGTACAAAGCCTTGTATCCAGCCTTCTCCAGAGCATCCGCCAGATAATGTGCCTTGGCCATGCTTTGTTTGGCTGCCTCAGCCATTCCCTCAGCACCCATAGCCGCCATATAGACGGAAGCAGTGAGGCAGCAGAGATCCTGGTTGGAGCAGATGTTGGAACTTGCTTTCTCACGGCGGATGTGCTGCTCTCTGGCCTGCAGAGTCAGCACGTACGCCCGGTTGCCATCATCGTCTGCGGTCTCGCCCACGATCCTGCCCGGAAGCTTACGCATCATCTTGCTGTTGGTGGCCATGAATCCTACATAGGGGCCGCCGTATGCGATGGGCATGCCAAGAGGCTGTCCGTCACCAACGGCGATGTCCGCGCCTACCTCGGCAGGGGTCTTGGTGATGGCCAGTGTGATGGGGTTCACACCCATAACGAACTTGGCACCTGCTCCGTGGACGATTTCAGCGATGGCTTCGCAGTCCTCGAAGTTGCCGTAGAAATTAGGCTGCTGGACATAGAAGCAGGCTGCGGAAGGATCCGCCTCCAGAGCTTCCTTCAGTTCGTCCAGGTTGGTCAGACCGTCAACGGCGGAGATGACCTTCAGCTCGGTATTGCTGCCGAAGCAGTATGTCTTCATGACCTGGATCACGCCCGGATGGGTGGTCTCAGAGACGTAAGCGACCTTGCGCTTTCTGTCCTGGCACATGGGGATACTCTCTGCTGCGGCGGTGGCTCCGTCATAGTGGGATGCGTTGGAAACATCCATACCGGTGAGCTCGCAGATCATGGTCTGAAACTCAAAGATCGACTGCAGGATACCCTGGCTGATCTCCGCCTGGTATGGGGTGTAAGCGGTGAGGAATTCCTCCTTGCTGACCACGCTGCCCACGATGGACGGGATGTAGTGATTGTAAGCACCTGCACCCCGGAAGATGGAGTCATAGACTTTGTTTTTGCCGGCCAGGGCTTCCATCAGACGAGCCACTTCCATCTCGCTCTTACCGGAGGGGAGGTTCAGTTCTTTTACTTTGACTTCCTCCGGGATGCAGGAGAACATGTCATCGAAGCTGGCGTAACCGGCTTCCTTCAGCATGGCCTCCCGCTCTTTCAATGTATTAGGTACATATGAGCCCATAGTATTCACCTCTTTTTCTGAAAAGGTTCTTCGGTTACTCAGCAGAAGCTTCGTCACAGTATGCCTTGTAGGCATCCTCGTCCATCAGGTCATCTGCCTGTTCACTGATGTTCTCGACCTTGATAAACCATGCGCCGTAAGCGTCCTCATTGATCTTCTCAGGAGCATCCAGCAGTTCCTCGTTGACCTCTGCTACGGTGCCGGTGACCGGGGAATAGATGTCGGAGACAGCCTTAACGGACTCAACGTCAGCAAATACTTCGCCAGCCTCGACCTCATCGCCAACCTCGGGCAGGTTTACGAATACCAGGCCGCCCAGTTCACTCTGTGCGAAATCGGAAATTCCGATGGTTGCTGTAGTGTCGTCGATCATGTCTACCCATTCGTGTGATTTTGCGAATAACATTGTGATTACCTCCAAAATAATAAAAATTACCACTTATCCCGGGCCGCAGCCGCAGCCCGAGGACGTATACATAACTACTGTTCTCTCTGATAGAACATGGCTTTGACCATCTTGGCCTTGACTCTTCTGCCTCTGACGTCTACCTCGACCTCATCGCCCAGATTGCGCTCATCCGATTCCACCAGAGCGACGGCCATGGCTTTCTTCAGGTACGGGCACATAGTACCGGATGTGGTCACACCGATCTTCTTGTCGCCCTTGTAGACGTCCATGTGCTCGCGGATGATGCCGCGGCCGATGACCTCCAGGCCGACCTTCTTGCGTGCCGGCGGTGTCTTGGCCTCGATCGCTGCCTTACCGATGAAATCATCCTTATCCATCTTGACAAACATGGACAGCAGAGCTTCCTTCGGGGTGATGGTGTCGTCCATCTCGTGGCCATACAGTGGCATACCAGCCTCCAGTCGCAGGGTGTCTCTGGCGCCCAGTCCACAGGGGATCAGGCCCTCGTCAGCACCTGCTTCCATCAGAGCTTCCCAGATCTTCGGGGCATCCTCCCACGGCATGTAGATCTCGACGCCTTCTTCTCCGGTGTACCCGGTGGTGGAGATCATGACGTTGCTGCCGCACAAATCTACATTGTATGTAGCAGCATAGTATTCTGCGGGGATGTCTGCCTCTTTCACCAGCTTCTTCAGGATCGTCATGGCTTTGGGTCCCTGCAGGGCAATCTGGCCGACCTGGGCAGAGATGTCCTCGATGGTCACATCACCGGACTGATGGTCACAGATCCACTTGTAATCCTTGTCCTTGTTGGCTGCGTTAACCACAAGCAGGAAGAACTGGTCGTTGACCTTGTAGCCGATCAGGTCATCTACAACGCCGCCCTCCTCGTTGCACATGGGGGAATAGCGAGCCTGCCCATCCGCCATACCGCTGTAATCATTGGTCAGCAGCATATTCAGGTTCTTCTCGGCATCCGGACCCTTGACCAGGATTTCACCCATGTGGGAAACATCGAACATACCGGCCTTGGTTCTGACCGCCATATGTTCCTCGATAACGCCAGCCTTGTACTGTACAGGCATTTCATAGCCTGCGAAAGGTACGATCTTGCCGCCGTACTTGACGTGTGTGTCGAACAGTGAAGTTCTCTTCAGCTTTTCATCAGACATAAAACCTACCTCCATCTTCTGTGCACTCTGTCAAAAACCAATTACAGGGCACACGAACATAACTCGTGTGCCCTGTCCGTTTACCTGAAAGATTTGATCCTCGTCGGTGCGCATACGCTCT contains:
- the gcvPA gene encoding aminomethyl-transferring glycine dehydrogenase subunit GcvPA, translated to MGSYVPNTLKEREAMLKEAGYASFDDMFSCIPEEVKVKELNLPSGKSEMEVARLMEALAGKNKVYDSIFRGAGAYNHYIPSIVGSVVSKEEFLTAYTPYQAEISQGILQSIFEFQTMICELTGMDVSNASHYDGATAAAESIPMCQDRKRKVAYVSETTHPGVIQVMKTYCFGSNTELKVISAVDGLTNLDELKEALEADPSAACFYVQQPNFYGNFEDCEAIAEIVHGAGAKFVMGVNPITLAITKTPAEVGADIAVGDGQPLGMPIAYGGPYVGFMATNSKMMRKLPGRIVGETADDDGNRAYVLTLQAREQHIRREKASSNICSNQDLCCLTASVYMAAMGAEGMAEAAKQSMAKAHYLADALEKAGYKALYQHDFFNEFVTECPCGATALMDALAEEGILGGLPLTENVVLWCATELNTKEDMDKLVAIAAKCMGKEA
- the gcvH gene encoding glycine cleavage system protein GcvH gives rise to the protein MLFAKSHEWVDMIDDTTATIGISDFAQSELGGLVFVNLPEVGDEVEAGEVFADVESVKAVSDIYSPVTGTVAEVNEELLDAPEKINEDAYGAWFIKVENISEQADDLMDEDAYKAYCDEASAE
- the gcvT gene encoding glycine cleavage system aminomethyltransferase GcvT; this encodes MSDEKLKRTSLFDTHVKYGGKIVPFAGYEMPVQYKAGVIEEHMAVRTKAGMFDVSHMGEILVKGPDAEKNLNMLLTNDYSGMADGQARYSPMCNEEGGVVDDLIGYKVNDQFFLLVVNAANKDKDYKWICDHQSGDVTIEDISAQVGQIALQGPKAMTILKKLVKEADIPAEYYAATYNVDLCGSNVMISTTGYTGEEGVEIYMPWEDAPKIWEALMEAGADEGLIPCGLGARDTLRLEAGMPLYGHEMDDTITPKEALLSMFVKMDKDDFIGKAAIEAKTPPARKKVGLEVIGRGIIREHMDVYKGDKKIGVTTSGTMCPYLKKAMAVALVESDERNLGDEVEVDVRGRRVKAKMVKAMFYQREQ